A portion of the Corynebacterium heidelbergense genome contains these proteins:
- a CDS encoding ribonuclease J — MTEQRSRGRKVTRQAAPPSAETTQEADNKDADSARARAQAAVEGAQGSDSAQQPTQAAPANAAAATTFDDGSVAGAPADSDTSSGNGSQGDNAKGSSRNRSRRSRGRGRGGDRSSNRGGEDSSSENNRGGQRNGNNRGGNNNNGNGGNGNGGNDNGRGGRNNRGDRGDRNQRKGPLKSMQGADLTKRLPSPPSAPKNGLRVVALGGISEIGRNMTVFEYNGRLLIIDCGVLFPSSGEPGVDLILPDFSYLEGKWDKVEALVVTHGHEDHIGAIPWMLKQRADIPIIASRFTCALIEAKTQEHRQRPKLIEVNEESHLNRGPFDLRFFAVNHSIPDCLGIALKTGAGLVVHTGDIKLDQTPLDGRPTDLPALSRFGDEGVDLFLCDSTNAATPGFSGSEADIAPTLNRLVRDAKQRVIIASFASNVYRVQSAVNAAVAAGRKVAFTGRSMIRNMEIAERMGYLTAPRGTFVSMDEAGKMAPHKVVLITTGTQGEPMAALSRMARREHRQITVRNGDVIILSSSLVPGNEEAVFGVINMLSQIGATVVTGRDAKVHTSGHGLAGELLFLYNAARPRNVMPVHGEWRHLRANKELAISTGVNPENIPLAQNGVVVDLVDGQARVVGQFPVGNLYVDGVRMGDIDDEVLEDRTAMADGGLLAVSVVIDNRSGRPLESPQIQAKGFSDDARDMLTELRELVDNIMMDLAGEGENDPYRMAQAIRRRVGKHIADKWKRKPLVVPTVIPMTSEIVEELDEVESRPAL, encoded by the coding sequence ATGACTGAACAACGCTCCCGGGGACGAAAAGTAACCCGGCAGGCGGCTCCGCCGAGCGCGGAAACGACCCAAGAGGCCGACAACAAGGACGCCGATTCAGCCCGGGCCCGCGCCCAAGCGGCGGTAGAGGGGGCCCAGGGTTCTGACTCGGCCCAGCAGCCCACCCAAGCAGCGCCCGCCAATGCGGCCGCTGCCACGACATTCGACGACGGCTCGGTGGCCGGCGCACCGGCGGACTCCGACACCTCTTCGGGGAACGGCTCGCAGGGGGACAACGCCAAGGGCTCCTCCCGTAACCGCTCCCGGCGTTCCCGGGGACGCGGCCGTGGCGGGGACCGCAGCTCGAACCGAGGTGGGGAGGACTCCAGCTCGGAGAATAACCGCGGCGGGCAGCGCAACGGAAATAACCGCGGCGGCAATAACAACAACGGCAACGGTGGCAACGGTAACGGCGGCAACGACAACGGCCGCGGTGGCCGCAACAATCGGGGGGACCGCGGAGACCGCAACCAGCGCAAGGGCCCGCTGAAGTCCATGCAGGGTGCGGACCTCACCAAGCGTCTGCCCTCCCCGCCGAGCGCCCCGAAGAACGGGCTGCGCGTCGTCGCCCTGGGTGGCATCTCCGAGATCGGCCGCAACATGACCGTTTTCGAATACAACGGCCGCCTGCTCATCATCGACTGTGGCGTGCTCTTCCCCAGCTCCGGTGAACCGGGCGTGGATCTGATCCTGCCGGACTTTTCCTACCTGGAGGGCAAGTGGGACAAGGTGGAGGCGCTCGTCGTCACCCACGGCCACGAAGACCACATCGGCGCCATTCCGTGGATGCTCAAGCAGCGCGCGGACATCCCGATCATCGCCTCGCGGTTCACCTGTGCCCTCATCGAGGCCAAGACCCAGGAGCACCGCCAGCGGCCGAAGCTCATTGAGGTCAACGAGGAATCCCACCTCAACCGCGGGCCCTTCGACCTGCGCTTCTTCGCGGTGAACCACTCCATCCCGGATTGCCTGGGCATCGCCCTGAAGACCGGGGCCGGCCTGGTCGTGCACACCGGTGACATCAAACTGGACCAAACGCCGCTGGATGGGCGTCCCACCGACCTGCCCGCACTGTCCCGCTTCGGTGACGAGGGCGTGGACCTCTTCCTGTGTGACTCCACCAACGCCGCTACTCCCGGTTTCTCTGGCTCCGAGGCGGACATCGCCCCCACCCTGAACCGCCTGGTCCGGGATGCCAAGCAGCGCGTGATCATCGCCTCCTTCGCCTCCAACGTGTACCGCGTGCAGTCTGCGGTGAACGCGGCGGTGGCCGCCGGCCGGAAGGTCGCCTTCACGGGCCGCTCCATGATTCGCAACATGGAGATCGCCGAGCGCATGGGATACCTCACCGCACCGCGGGGGACCTTCGTCAGTATGGACGAGGCCGGCAAGATGGCCCCCCACAAGGTTGTGCTCATCACCACCGGCACGCAGGGTGAGCCGATGGCCGCCCTGTCCCGGATGGCCCGCCGGGAACACCGCCAGATCACCGTACGCAACGGGGACGTCATCATCCTGTCCTCCTCCCTCGTGCCCGGCAACGAGGAAGCCGTCTTCGGCGTGATCAACATGCTCTCCCAGATCGGCGCCACCGTCGTGACTGGACGAGATGCCAAGGTGCACACCTCCGGTCACGGCCTGGCCGGGGAACTGCTGTTCCTCTACAACGCCGCGCGGCCGCGCAACGTCATGCCCGTCCACGGGGAATGGCGCCACCTGCGGGCCAACAAGGAGCTGGCGATCTCCACCGGGGTGAACCCGGAGAACATCCCGCTGGCGCAAAACGGCGTGGTCGTGGACCTCGTCGACGGGCAGGCCCGGGTCGTCGGGCAGTTCCCCGTGGGCAACCTCTACGTCGACGGTGTGCGCATGGGGGACATCGACGATGAGGTGCTGGAGGATCGGACCGCTATGGCCGACGGTGGTCTGCTCGCCGTCTCGGTGGTCATCGACAACCGCAGCGGACGGCCGCTGGAGAGCCCGCAGATCCAGGCCAAGGGGTTCTCCGACGATGCCCGCGACATGCTCACCGAGCTGCGCGAGCTAGTGGACAACATCATGATGGACCTGGCCGGGGAAGGGGAGAACGACCCCTACCGCATGGCGCAGGCCATCCGCCGGCGCGTCGGCAAGCACATCGCCGACAAGTGGAAGCGCAAGCCCCTCGTGGTTCCCACGGTCATTCCCATGACCAGCGAGATCGTCGAAGAGCTAGACGAGGTCGAATCCCGACCGGCTCTGTAA
- the dapA gene encoding 4-hydroxy-tetrahydrodipicolinate synthase yields MSTGNAATRGAEHFGTISVAMATPFTPDGSIDVDRGVELAGHLVDKGCDSLVLAGTTGESPTTKIAEKLDLLRAVRAELGDRARLIAGAGTYNTAESVDIAKASAAAGADSLLIVTPYYSRPSQEGVYRHFTTVADAVDVPICLYDIPSRTNVPIESATIRRLAEHPNIAAVKDAKGDLAAAMELVETTDLAWYSGDDPLNLAFLASGATGFISVIGHLAADRLKALREAYDAGDIATARQIAVSLVPLQRAQARLGGVALAKAGLKLRGIDVGSPRLPIVEPSPAELEQLEKDLREAGV; encoded by the coding sequence ATGAGTACTGGTAATGCAGCGACGCGCGGTGCCGAGCACTTCGGCACAATCTCCGTGGCGATGGCAACACCGTTCACCCCAGATGGGTCCATCGACGTGGACCGCGGCGTAGAGCTCGCCGGACACCTCGTGGACAAGGGGTGCGACTCCCTCGTGTTAGCCGGGACCACCGGTGAATCCCCCACCACGAAGATCGCGGAAAAGCTGGACCTACTCAGAGCCGTGCGAGCTGAACTGGGCGATCGGGCTCGCCTGATCGCCGGGGCCGGGACCTACAACACTGCGGAGTCCGTGGACATCGCCAAGGCCTCCGCCGCAGCCGGGGCCGATTCCCTGCTCATCGTGACGCCCTACTACTCCCGCCCATCCCAGGAGGGGGTGTACCGGCACTTCACCACCGTGGCCGATGCGGTGGACGTGCCGATTTGCCTCTACGACATCCCCTCGCGCACGAACGTTCCCATCGAGTCCGCGACCATCCGCCGACTCGCGGAGCACCCCAACATCGCCGCTGTGAAGGACGCCAAGGGGGACCTCGCCGCAGCGATGGAACTCGTGGAAACTACCGACCTGGCTTGGTATTCCGGGGATGATCCGCTTAATCTGGCGTTCTTGGCCAGCGGAGCAACCGGCTTCATCTCCGTCATCGGCCACCTGGCTGCCGACAGGCTCAAAGCCTTGCGGGAAGCCTACGACGCCGGGGACATCGCCACCGCCCGTCAGATCGCGGTGAGCCTGGTGCCCCTGCAGCGCGCCCAGGCGCGGCTCGGGGGAGTGGCTCTGGCGAAGGCGGGTTTGAAGCTGCGCGGAATTGATGTGGGCTCGCCACGGCTACCAATCGTTGAACCATCCCCAGCAGAACTAGAACAGCTGGAAAAAGACCTGCGTGAGGCAGGGGTATAG
- the thyX gene encoding FAD-dependent thymidylate synthase, with product MAVAVDLDIRLIGHTAFTAPEDIDWDPQAPDGSALAEFAGRACYETFDKPNPHTATNAAYIRHILDVGHLAVLEHASATMYLRGVSRSCSHEIMRHRMFSFSQLSQRYVPAEEARVVLPAAIAADEQLKALFLRAADVSHDVYGEILQGLAGHTEAQPHAALRLKQARQAARAVLPNATETRFVMTGNFRSWRHFIAMRAAEHADAEIRAVAVECLRLLQEISPEVFADFSISQLRDGTQMATSPYVSDS from the coding sequence ATGGCCGTCGCAGTAGACCTGGACATCCGGCTCATCGGCCACACGGCCTTCACGGCGCCGGAAGACATCGACTGGGATCCGCAGGCCCCCGACGGCTCCGCGCTCGCCGAGTTCGCCGGGCGGGCCTGCTACGAAACGTTCGATAAACCCAACCCGCACACCGCGACCAACGCCGCCTACATCCGGCACATCCTGGACGTGGGCCATCTCGCGGTGCTCGAACACGCCAGCGCGACGATGTACCTCCGGGGCGTTTCGCGGTCATGCAGCCACGAGATCATGCGCCACCGCATGTTCTCCTTCAGCCAGCTATCCCAACGCTATGTGCCGGCGGAGGAGGCGCGGGTGGTGCTGCCCGCCGCCATCGCCGCCGACGAGCAGCTCAAAGCCCTGTTCCTGCGAGCTGCGGACGTCTCCCACGACGTCTACGGGGAGATCCTCCAGGGGCTAGCCGGGCACACCGAGGCCCAACCTCACGCTGCCCTGCGGCTCAAGCAGGCCCGGCAAGCTGCCCGGGCGGTGCTCCCCAACGCCACCGAGACCCGCTTCGTTATGACCGGAAACTTCCGGTCCTGGCGGCACTTCATCGCCATGCGGGCCGCCGAGCACGCCGACGCCGAGATCAGGGCAGTGGCGGTGGAGTGCCTCCGGCTGCTGCAGGAGATCTCCCCGGAAGTCTTCGCTGACTTCTCCATCTCCCAGCTCCGTGACGGCACCCAGATGGCCACAAGCCCCTACGTCAGCGACTCCTGA
- the dapB gene encoding 4-hydroxy-tetrahydrodipicolinate reductase, with protein MIRVAVLGANGRVGTAIVAAIEKSEDMELSAAVDRGEDLQVLVDSNTDVAVDFTQPDAVMDNVAFCIDNSIHAVVGTTGWTQERYDAVRRQLADHPDVGVLVAPNFAISAVLTMKFAEIAAPFFESAEVIELHHPNKKDAPSGTAVHTAEGIAAARRKAGLGDQPDATEQRLDGARGAQVESVPVHAVRMTGMVAHEQVIFGTQGQTLTIKQDSYDRESFVPGVVIGVQKIAQYPGLTIGLEGFLGLDV; from the coding sequence ATGATTCGAGTAGCAGTATTGGGCGCCAACGGGCGGGTCGGCACCGCCATCGTTGCGGCGATCGAAAAATCCGAGGACATGGAGCTGTCTGCCGCCGTCGACCGCGGCGAAGACCTTCAGGTGCTCGTGGATAGCAATACCGACGTCGCCGTGGACTTCACCCAGCCGGATGCCGTCATGGACAACGTCGCCTTCTGCATCGACAACTCCATCCATGCCGTCGTCGGAACGACCGGCTGGACCCAAGAGCGCTACGATGCCGTCCGCCGACAGCTAGCGGATCACCCGGACGTCGGCGTGCTCGTCGCCCCCAACTTCGCCATCTCCGCAGTGCTCACGATGAAGTTCGCCGAAATCGCGGCGCCCTTCTTCGAGTCCGCCGAAGTGATCGAGCTGCACCACCCCAATAAAAAGGATGCCCCCTCCGGAACCGCCGTTCACACGGCGGAGGGCATCGCCGCCGCCCGCCGGAAGGCCGGGCTGGGAGACCAGCCTGATGCCACCGAGCAGCGGCTAGACGGAGCCCGGGGTGCCCAGGTGGAATCCGTCCCGGTCCACGCGGTCCGTATGACTGGCATGGTCGCCCACGAGCAGGTCATTTTCGGCACCCAAGGCCAGACCCTCACCATCAAGCAGGACTCCTACGATCGCGAGTCCTTCGTGCCGGGCGTGGTTATCGGCGTCCAAAAGATTGCACAGTACCCCGGGCTGACCATCGGCCTTGAGGGTTTCCTCGGCCTCGACGTCTAA